From the genome of Campylobacter concisus, one region includes:
- a CDS encoding molybdopterin-dependent oxidoreductase, translating into MKRRDFLRLSALGAASLQAKELGSAEQALFDKQSGLSANKFGPFYVRTIAGRVVETVPFEGDAYPNELNNAVIDYIQNESRVKYPFVRKSFLANPNNPKPELRGKEEFVRVSWDEAIKLSAKILKENFDKYGAEAIYGQVYQWGSLGKVGHSQKTAKRLLNVLGGYVNELGGYSYGAATVIMPHVTGFVDPALAPTKWEAILKNAKTIVFWGTNPVVSNKIAIGVPLHNSYKYYDEIRKKGASGEMKIYSVDVYHNDSAKYFDSKYLEVVPCTDTAMMIGMCNYLYEKGLYSKEFIEKYTVGFDKFKEYMLGKTDGINKNLAWASKICGVSEQELAKFSEDLAKNDSVIISGYAIQRQDHGEMAYWALVTLNAMLGHIGKEGCGFVTNDGMHKNADESFIAPKLAAFETKVPQKFIDSGLVPKTKGYEMPNSRLIDALLSPGKEITRNGKSYKLPKIRVMFNANGSTFTRHPDANRAIKAMRNVNAIITCEPFWTSTAKFSDIVLPAALEYERTDIEMANSTSEYLFAMKPLVKPFGESKSDFEIARLIAKEWGREEAFSEGKSELEWVKTIYEDAVKKSAELGYESVPSFEEFWEKGYFRFDKIDEKKRYFTNYKKFRDDPVANPLKTPSGKIEIYSETVAGFGYDDCPPHAAWLEPFEWLGAKNKKYPIAISGAHSKFRLHSQLNNSVLRNFNEIAEREPVLINPKTAEARGIKMGDVVRVFNDRGEILCGAFVTEDVPQNVVIVSEGAWYDPEKPGEKSLCLHGNLNVLTKDVPSSKMSQSNTAHTSLVNVEKFKGVPKRVTAFDAPKIGIMHA; encoded by the coding sequence ATGAAAAGACGAGACTTTTTAAGATTAAGCGCATTAGGCGCGGCTAGCCTTCAAGCAAAAGAGCTTGGAAGCGCAGAGCAAGCGCTATTTGACAAACAAAGCGGACTAAGCGCAAATAAATTTGGCCCATTTTATGTAAGAACTATAGCAGGTCGCGTGGTTGAGACGGTGCCATTTGAGGGCGATGCTTATCCAAACGAGCTAAATAACGCAGTTATTGACTACATCCAAAACGAGAGCAGAGTAAAATATCCATTTGTTAGAAAGAGCTTTTTAGCCAATCCAAACAACCCAAAACCAGAGCTTCGTGGTAAAGAAGAATTTGTGCGTGTGAGCTGGGACGAGGCTATAAAGCTAAGTGCAAAAATTTTAAAAGAAAATTTTGATAAATACGGTGCTGAAGCGATCTACGGACAGGTTTATCAGTGGGGTAGCCTTGGCAAAGTTGGCCACAGCCAAAAGACCGCAAAAAGGCTACTTAACGTGCTTGGTGGCTACGTAAATGAGCTAGGTGGCTACTCATACGGCGCAGCGACTGTCATCATGCCTCACGTCACTGGCTTTGTCGATCCTGCGCTAGCGCCAACAAAGTGGGAGGCGATCTTAAAAAATGCCAAAACGATCGTATTTTGGGGCACAAACCCAGTAGTTTCAAACAAGATCGCCATTGGCGTGCCGCTTCACAACTCATATAAATACTATGATGAGATCAGAAAAAAAGGCGCGAGTGGCGAGATGAAAATTTATAGCGTCGATGTTTATCACAACGATAGCGCAAAGTACTTTGACTCAAAATACCTTGAAGTCGTGCCTTGCACCGATACAGCTATGATGATAGGTATGTGTAACTACCTTTATGAAAAAGGGCTTTACAGCAAAGAATTTATAGAAAAATACACAGTTGGCTTTGATAAATTTAAAGAGTATATGCTTGGCAAGACTGACGGGATCAATAAAAACCTAGCTTGGGCAAGCAAAATTTGTGGCGTGAGCGAGCAAGAGCTTGCTAAATTTAGCGAGGATCTAGCTAAAAATGACTCAGTGATAATTAGTGGCTACGCCATTCAAAGACAAGATCACGGTGAGATGGCCTATTGGGCGCTCGTGACGCTAAATGCGATGCTTGGACACATCGGTAAAGAGGGTTGCGGCTTTGTCACAAATGATGGCATGCACAAAAATGCTGATGAGAGCTTCATAGCGCCTAAACTAGCGGCGTTTGAGACGAAGGTACCTCAAAAATTTATTGATAGCGGGCTGGTACCAAAGACAAAGGGCTACGAAATGCCAAACTCAAGGCTCATAGACGCGCTTCTAAGCCCAGGCAAGGAGATAACAAGAAATGGCAAGAGCTATAAACTGCCAAAGATTAGAGTGATGTTTAATGCAAATGGCTCGACTTTCACAAGGCATCCTGACGCAAATAGAGCGATAAAAGCTATGCGAAACGTTAATGCTATCATCACTTGCGAGCCGTTTTGGACAAGTACAGCTAAATTTAGTGACATCGTCTTGCCAGCTGCGCTTGAGTACGAGCGAACAGACATTGAAATGGCAAATTCAACTAGCGAGTATCTATTTGCGATGAAGCCACTTGTTAAACCATTTGGCGAGAGCAAAAGTGACTTCGAGATCGCAAGGCTGATCGCCAAAGAGTGGGGCAGGGAAGAGGCATTTAGCGAGGGTAAAAGCGAGCTAGAGTGGGTCAAGACAATATATGAAGATGCCGTTAAAAAGTCTGCCGAGCTTGGGTATGAGAGTGTGCCAAGCTTTGAGGAATTTTGGGAGAAGGGATATTTTAGATTTGACAAGATCGATGAGAAAAAACGCTATTTTACAAACTATAAGAAATTCCGCGACGATCCAGTGGCAAATCCGCTAAAAACACCATCTGGTAAGATAGAAATTTACTCTGAAACGGTTGCTGGCTTTGGCTATGATGACTGCCCACCGCATGCAGCTTGGCTTGAGCCATTTGAGTGGCTTGGCGCAAAAAATAAAAAATACCCTATCGCAATTAGCGGCGCGCACTCTAAATTTAGGCTTCACTCACAGCTAAATAACTCCGTACTTCGCAACTTTAACGAGATCGCAGAGCGTGAGCCAGTGCTTATAAATCCAAAAACAGCCGAGGCTAGAGGGATAAAGATGGGCGACGTGGTGCGTGTGTTTAACGACAGGGGCGAAATTTTGTGCGGTGCCTTTGTGACTGAGGATGTGCCACAAAATGTCGTAATAGTAAGCGAAGGTGCTTGGTACGACCCTGAAAAACCGGGTGAAAAGAGCCTTTGCTTGCACGGAAATTTAAATGTGCTCACAAAAGATGTGCCATCAAGCAAGATGAGCCAGAGCAACACCGCTCACACAAGCCTTGTGAATGTCGAGAAATTTAAAGGAGTACCAAAGCGCGTGACAGCATTTGACGCACCAAAGATCGGCATAATGCACGCATAA